The following proteins are encoded in a genomic region of Dasypus novemcinctus isolate mDasNov1 chromosome 3, mDasNov1.1.hap2, whole genome shotgun sequence:
- the LOC101411487 gene encoding homeobox protein NANOGP8-like, which yields MSSESSIFDFFPSSSYSVNTSVDLASPQSLSCPKSDSRESSPMPEIYKAEENYASLQISSAEFPQSETAVSPLPSPMDLLIQDSPDSSTSPKMKLPAAGENSTAEKEDEVPVKKQKSRTVFSQAQLCILNDRFQRQKYLSLQQMQELSHVLNLSYKQVKTWFQNQRMKCKRWQKNVSWSKSSNSMTQKGLAPTEYLGLYSPYPQGCLVNTSANLPMWSNQAWNNQAWNNPTWSSHSWNTQTWCTQAWNNQFQNSGEESLQSQIQFQQNYASDLEAILGSIGESHNVIQQAVKYYSTAQTMDLFPSYYCMNGQPEDM from the coding sequence GTCTtccatctttgatttttttccctcctcctcctactCAGTAAACACGAGTGTGGATCTAgcttctccccaaagtctgtctTGCCCCAAATCTGATTCCAGGGAGTCTTCACCAATGCCTGAGATTTATAAGGCTGAAGAAAATTATGCATCCTTGCAAATATCATCTGCTGAGTTTCCCCAGTCAGAGACAGCagtctctcctcttccttctcccatgGACCTGCTTATTCAGGATAGCCCTGATTCTTCCACCAGTCCCAAAATGAAACTACCTGCTGCTGGAGAGAACAGTACAGCAGAGAAGGAAGATGAGGTTCCAGTCAAGAAACAAAAGAGTAGGACCGTGTTCTCTCAGGCCCAGCTGTGTATCCTCAATGAccgatttcaaagacagaaatacCTCAGTCTCCAGCAGATGCAAGAACTTTCCCACGTTCTGAACCTCAGCTACAAACAGGTGAAGACCTGGTTCCAGAACCAGAGAATGAAATGTAAGAGGTGGCAGAAAAATGTTAGCTGGTCAAAGAGTAGCAACAGTATGACCCAGAAGGGCTTAGCACCTACAGAATACCTGGGACTCTACTCTCCCTATCCCCAGGGGTGCTTGGTGAACACTTCTGCTAACCTTCCAATGTGGAGCAACCAGGCCTGGAACAACCAGGCCTGGAACAACCCGACTTGGAGCAGCCATTCCTGGAACACCCAGACCTGGTGCACCCAAGCCTGGAACAACCAGTTCCAGAACAGTGGAGAGGAATCCCTGCAGTCCCAGATCCAATTCCAGCAAAATTATGCCAGTGATTTGGAGGCCATCTTGGGAAGTATTGGGGAAAGCCATAATGTAATACAGCAAGCTGTTAAGTATTATAGTACCGCACAAACCATGGATTTATTCCCAAGTTATTACTGCATGAATGGACAGCCTGAAGATATGTGA